A genome region from Anastrepha obliqua isolate idAnaObli1 chromosome 4, idAnaObli1_1.0, whole genome shotgun sequence includes the following:
- the LOC129243651 gene encoding sulfotransferase 1 family member D1 isoform X1 produces MPNATFYAESVPFEQIEKLAISGGYSSIYATSKPSVDIVGDWQNRYCSLADTFQPVLDRVYNFDVREDDAWIVTSTKCGTTWAQEMTWLILNDFDFEKAKSEDLTLRSPFLEFNGVVPNVPHDTIEAANNLPSPRLIKSHLPAWLLPKQVWTKKPKIIYIFRNPKDAAISYFHHWRGMVGYKGTKQDFMHSYIDGYVNFNPFWPHVLDFWQMRNQPEIFFTSYERMKRDLAGVIKDVCKFLGREVTDEQLSQLVAHLSFDKMKDNPACNHVKEFESMKAAAGREVDEFSRFVRRGIVGSHKDEMPQSIIQEFDDWTEDNLKDYQLTIDDFTNY; encoded by the exons ATGCCAAATGCTACGTTCTACGCTGAAAGCGTACCATTCGAACAAATCGAAAAACTAGCCATCAGCGGTGGTTACTCATCGATCTATGCCACTTCAAAGCCCAGCGTTGATATCGTGGGAGACTGGCAGAATCGCTATTGCTCACTGGCTGACACCTTTCAACCCGTTCTCGATCGTGTGTACAATTTCGACGTGCGCGAAGATGATGCTTGGATTGTCACAAGCACAAAATGTGGCACCACCTGGGCACAAGAGATGACATGGTTAATATTGAACGATTTCGATTTTGAAAAGGCAAAATCAGAAGATCTCACCTTACGTTCACCATTTTTGGA GTTCAATGGAGTTGTACCGAATGTACCGCATGACACTATTGAAGCTGCTAATAATCTACCGTCACCGCGTTTGATAAAATCTCACTTACCCGCCTGGCTGCTGCCGAAACAAGTGTGGACCAAGAAGCCAAAG ATCATTTACATCTTCCGTAATCCGAAAGATGCAgctatttcatattttcatcattGGCGCGGTATGGTCGGATATAAGGGTACAAAGCAGGACTTTATGCATTCCTACATCGATGGCTATGTCAATTTTAATCCCTTCTGGCCACATGTGCTCGACTTCTGGCAAATGCGAAACCAACCAGAAATCTTTTTCACCAGCTATGAGCGCATGAAGCGTGATTTGGCTGGCGTTATTAAGGATGTGTGCAAATTCTTGGGGCGTGAAGTTACAGATGAGCAACTGTCGCAGCTGGTGGCACATCTATCTTTCGACAAAATGAAGGATAACCCCGCTTGCAATCATGTCAAGGAGTTTGAAAGTATGAAGGCGGCAGCTGGTCGAGAGGTTGATGAATTTAG CAGATTTGTACGCCGTGGCATAGTTGGCAGTCATAAGGACGAAATGCCACAATCAATTATACAGGAATTTGATGACTGGACGGAGGATAATTTGAAAGACTATCAACTGACTATTGAtgattttacaaattattaa
- the LOC129243651 gene encoding sulfotransferase 1 family member D1 isoform X2, translating into MPNATFYAESVPFEQIEKLAISGGYSSIYATSKPSVDIVGDWQNRYCSLADTFQPVLDRVYNFDVREDDAWIVTSTKCGTTWAQEMTWLILNDFDFEKAKSEDLTLRSPFLEFNGVVPNVPHDTIEAANNLPSPRLIKSHLPAWLLPKQVWTKKPKIIYIFRNPKDAAISYFHHWRGMVGYKGTKQDFMHSYIDGYVNFNPFWPHVLDFWQMRNQPEIFFTSYERMKRDLAGVIKDVCKFLGREVTDEQLSQLVAHLSFDKMKDNPACNHVKEFESMKAAAGREVDEFRFVRRGIVGSHKDEMPQSIIQEFDDWTEDNLKDYQLTIDDFTNY; encoded by the exons ATGCCAAATGCTACGTTCTACGCTGAAAGCGTACCATTCGAACAAATCGAAAAACTAGCCATCAGCGGTGGTTACTCATCGATCTATGCCACTTCAAAGCCCAGCGTTGATATCGTGGGAGACTGGCAGAATCGCTATTGCTCACTGGCTGACACCTTTCAACCCGTTCTCGATCGTGTGTACAATTTCGACGTGCGCGAAGATGATGCTTGGATTGTCACAAGCACAAAATGTGGCACCACCTGGGCACAAGAGATGACATGGTTAATATTGAACGATTTCGATTTTGAAAAGGCAAAATCAGAAGATCTCACCTTACGTTCACCATTTTTGGA GTTCAATGGAGTTGTACCGAATGTACCGCATGACACTATTGAAGCTGCTAATAATCTACCGTCACCGCGTTTGATAAAATCTCACTTACCCGCCTGGCTGCTGCCGAAACAAGTGTGGACCAAGAAGCCAAAG ATCATTTACATCTTCCGTAATCCGAAAGATGCAgctatttcatattttcatcattGGCGCGGTATGGTCGGATATAAGGGTACAAAGCAGGACTTTATGCATTCCTACATCGATGGCTATGTCAATTTTAATCCCTTCTGGCCACATGTGCTCGACTTCTGGCAAATGCGAAACCAACCAGAAATCTTTTTCACCAGCTATGAGCGCATGAAGCGTGATTTGGCTGGCGTTATTAAGGATGTGTGCAAATTCTTGGGGCGTGAAGTTACAGATGAGCAACTGTCGCAGCTGGTGGCACATCTATCTTTCGACAAAATGAAGGATAACCCCGCTTGCAATCATGTCAAGGAGTTTGAAAGTATGAAGGCGGCAGCTGGTCGAGAGGTTGATGAATTTAG ATTTGTACGCCGTGGCATAGTTGGCAGTCATAAGGACGAAATGCCACAATCAATTATACAGGAATTTGATGACTGGACGGAGGATAATTTGAAAGACTATCAACTGACTATTGAtgattttacaaattattaa